The Deinococcus hopiensis KR-140 sequence GAACTCGTGGACGCTGCCCTGTATTTCGTGCGGGCCAGCGACTACGTAACCGGGCAGGAGCTGGAAGTGGCGGGAGGCTGGAACTTATAGGTCGCCAGTGGCCAGTCGGCAGCAAGGGGGCTTGATCCTGGTCGCTGGCTGCCGGCGACTTCCCTACCTGACCGCCTTTACCTGCAAGTCCAGCACCGCCCGCGCCGCGCGGGGCAGTTCGTGCGTCTGGTCCGTGATGTAGAGCAGGCGGCCATTGGAGTCGGTCACGCGGGCCATGACCGCGTAGGTCCGCCTGGCGCTGATACGCGAGGGGCTGAACTGGATCTGGTAGGGCGTGGAGAGGCGCGAGGCGGGGAAACTTACGGTCAGCAGGGCCTTGCTGGGCGCGTCCATCACGGTCACGTCCTCCAGGGTGAGGATGACCTTGCTGCCCGCAGGCAGGCGCACGTCGCGGGGCGCGCGGATCCGACCGGCCACCACGCGCCAGCCTTTCGGCGCATCCATCATGGTGCTGCTCGTCGCCGAAGTCGTCGTGGTGGTGGTGACCGTCCCCGAGGACATGCTGCTCCCCATCTGGGAACTGGGCTTGGTGATGCGGATGCCCTGGGCGAGTGCCGGAGTTGCCAGCAGGGTGACCGTGAGCAGCAGCGTGAGTCGTTTCATACGGTTCACGCTAGGGGTCCGGGCGGGTCAGGTACGAGGGGCGACGGTGAGGACTTCCTTTACCTTCAGCCGTCTGCGTTCAGCCATATACAGAAGGCGTGCCCATTTTTTCGGACTCGACCATGCTCTAATCGGACCATGCCTGCCGCCTCTCCTCTTCCCCCTCTCGCCGATCATGCCGAGGGCCTCGCATGGCTGAGCCGTGATCCTGCGCTGGGAGCCATGCTCGCTCCGCTTCCGGCCCTGCCCGTACTGACGCCGGCGCCAGACCCCTTTGGGACGCTGGTGCGGAGCGTGGTGGGACAGCAGCTCTCGGTGAAGGCGGCGGCGAGCATCCATACCCGGCTCTGCACAGCGCTGGGAGGCGTCTCCGCCGAAACGCTGCGCGGAGCAGTCCCCGAGAACCTGCGCGCCCAGGGCCTGTCGTGGGCCAAGGTCCGCACCGTGCAGGCCCTCGCGGACGCGGCACTCTCGGGAGCGGTGGACTTCGAACAGCTGTCGGCCCTGCCTGACGAGGAAGTCATTGCGGCCCTCACGCCGCTCCCCGGCATCGGGCGCTGGACGGTGGAGATGTTCCTGCTGTTCGGCCTCGCGCGGCCAGACGTGTTCAGCTTCGGGGATCTGGTGCTCCGGCAGGGGGTGGAGCGGCTCTACCCGGAGGCCACCACCCGCGCGGCGCAGGAGGCTGTGGTGGCAGCATGGTCCCCGTACCGTTCGCTGGCTTCCCGCGCCTTCTGGTTCGAGGTGGCGCTGCGGCGGGCGGCAGCGAAGGGAGGCGGAGAAGTGTCGCCGCTGGAGCCGGTGTAGGACAGGAAGTGTCGCCGCCCACGCGCCCTCCACCCCGGCTTCGCCAGGCCCCCTCCCTTGTGAGAGAGGCCCACAACGTCTTCACCCCCTTCCCCTTACAGGACGCGTAGGGGTGCCGAGCAGTGGGAGGATGGATACACCCCGAGGGGACCGGAACGGCCCGAAGAGGGCGCGGCTCCCGGTGGCGGAAGACCCACCGGGTCCAGATCAAATCCCAGCGATCAGACGCTAAACCATTCGGCGG is a genomic window containing:
- a CDS encoding YbaY family lipoprotein — encoded protein: MKRLTLLLTVTLLATPALAQGIRITKPSSQMGSSMSSGTVTTTTTTSATSSTMMDAPKGWRVVAGRIRAPRDVRLPAGSKVILTLEDVTVMDAPSKALLTVSFPASRLSTPYQIQFSPSRISARRTYAVMARVTDSNGRLLYITDQTHELPRAARAVLDLQVKAVR
- a CDS encoding DNA-3-methyladenine glycosylase family protein, translating into MPAASPLPPLADHAEGLAWLSRDPALGAMLAPLPALPVLTPAPDPFGTLVRSVVGQQLSVKAAASIHTRLCTALGGVSAETLRGAVPENLRAQGLSWAKVRTVQALADAALSGAVDFEQLSALPDEEVIAALTPLPGIGRWTVEMFLLFGLARPDVFSFGDLVLRQGVERLYPEATTRAAQEAVVAAWSPYRSLASRAFWFEVALRRAAAKGGGEVSPLEPV